The Patescibacteria group bacterium genome has a segment encoding these proteins:
- the murF gene encoding UDP-N-acetylmuramoyl-tripeptide--D-alanyl-D-alanine ligase — translation MKKIIQYILKILSKKILDKYKPEIIGITGSVGKTSTKDAVKRILEKDYKVRANIKNYNNEIGVPLTIIGEKSPSKSIFGWLNIISKGIKLILTTDKNYPKILILEMGADKIGDIEYLVSFVRCNIAIVTNISESHLEFFHTVQKIEKEKRKIVENLKHENFAILNMDLDLTRNMKNKTKAKVITFGFGKGADVRATDAVISYYNKKPNGVSFKLICNGNVVPIFMPKILGFSQIYSALAAVAVGTIYKINLLGIAKSLEKFAPPKGRMSLIKGVKQTSIIDDTYNSSPLAVKSALEIMQEIKLPDGAKKIAVLGDMLELGNRSQDYHKKTGEKVVKNGIDILITKGEAARNIAKGAIASGMDKNRVFSFSRNREAGRFLQDKISKNDLILLKGSQGMRMEKIVKEIMAYPLKANELLARQGKEWL, via the coding sequence ATGAAAAAAATAATACAATATATTTTAAAAATTTTATCAAAAAAGATACTTGATAAATATAAACCAGAGATTATTGGAATTACAGGAAGCGTTGGAAAAACTTCAACAAAAGACGCTGTTAAAAGAATTTTAGAAAAAGATTATAAAGTAAGGGCTAATATTAAAAATTATAATAATGAGATTGGCGTTCCCCTCACAATTATTGGCGAAAAAAGCCCGTCAAAATCAATATTTGGCTGGTTGAATATTATAAGCAAGGGGATAAAATTGATTTTAACAACAGACAAAAATTATCCTAAAATTTTGATTTTAGAAATGGGAGCTGATAAAATAGGCGACATAGAATATTTAGTTAGTTTTGTTCGTTGTAATATTGCAATAGTAACTAATATTTCAGAATCGCATTTAGAATTTTTTCATACTGTGCAAAAAATAGAAAAAGAAAAGCGTAAAATTGTTGAAAATTTAAAGCATGAAAATTTCGCGATTCTTAATATGGATTTAGATTTAACGCGAAATATGAAAAATAAAACAAAAGCAAAAGTTATAACTTTTGGCTTTGGAAAAGGCGCTGATGTGCGCGCTACTGATGCTGTTATTAGTTATTATAATAAAAAACCAAATGGAGTATCTTTTAAGCTTATATGCAACGGAAATGTTGTTCCAATTTTTATGCCAAAAATTTTGGGATTTTCGCAGATTTACAGCGCTTTAGCGGCTGTCGCTGTTGGAACTATTTATAAAATAAATTTATTAGGCATTGCTAAAAGTTTGGAAAAGTTCGCTCCTCCAAAAGGAAGAATGAGCTTAATTAAAGGCGTTAAGCAGACATCAATAATAGATGATACTTATAATTCATCGCCTTTAGCCGTTAAATCAGCTTTAGAAATAATGCAAGAAATAAAATTGCCAGATGGCGCGAAAAAGATAGCTGTTTTAGGTGATATGTTGGAATTAGGCAACCGCTCTCAGGATTACCACAAAAAAACAGGAGAAAAAGTTGTTAAAAATGGGATTGATATTCTTATTACTAAGGGCGAGGCAGCGCGAAATATCGCGAAAGGCGCTATCGCGTCTGGAATGGACAAGAACAGAGTTTTTTCTTTTTCGCGGAACAGAGAAGCAGGGAGATTTTTGCAAGATAAAATTTCTAAAAATGATTTGATTTTGCTTAAGGGGTCTCAAGGAATGAGAATGGAAAAGATTGTTAAAGAAATTATGGCTTATCCTTTAAAAGCGAATGAGTTGCTGGCAAGGCAAGGAAAGGAGTGGCTATGA
- the rsmH gene encoding 16S rRNA (cytosine(1402)-N(4))-methyltransferase RsmH codes for MKTLHKPVLLKEVVEYLNPQAGQNFIDCTLGGAGHAQAILEKILPEGKLLAVDLDEKAIKNYESRIKNYEFRKNLILVNDNFVNLKKIVEKYKFNQVNGIIADFGFSSDQIKDEARGFSFLKDSRLDMRYDIQQELTAEKIVNNYSREELGSIFKEYGEEPLSEKIADIIVKERKNKKIKTTAQLADIVQKVKKRRGKIHPATQVFQALRIEINNELQNIEEFLPQAVKALVKGGRLAVITFHSLEDKIVKKFFRKNAVNIHACRDQKGAEAEKSAFALKEGLEIKIINKRVIKPKWDEIKKNRKARSAKLRVIEKV; via the coding sequence ATGAAGACTTTACATAAACCAGTTTTGTTAAAAGAAGTAGTAGAATATCTGAATCCGCAAGCAGGGCAGAATTTTATAGATTGCACTTTAGGCGGAGCAGGACATGCTCAAGCTATTTTAGAAAAAATTTTGCCAGAAGGAAAATTGTTAGCTGTTGATTTAGATGAAAAAGCAATTAAGAATTATGAATCAAGAATTAAGAATTATGAATTTAGAAAAAATTTAATTTTAGTTAATGATAATTTTGTAAATTTAAAAAAGATTGTTGAAAAATATAAATTTAATCAGGTAAACGGAATAATAGCAGACTTTGGTTTCTCGTCTGACCAGATAAAAGATGAAGCACGCGGGTTTAGTTTTTTAAAGGATAGCAGGTTAGATATGCGATATGATATTCAACAGGAATTAACTGCTGAAAAAATTGTTAATAATTATAGCAGAGAAGAGTTAGGAAGTATTTTTAAAGAATATGGAGAAGAGCCGTTATCTGAGAAAATCGCTGATATTATAGTAAAAGAAAGAAAAAATAAAAAAATCAAAACAACAGCGCAATTAGCTGATATTGTTCAAAAAGTTAAAAAAAGACGCGGAAAGATTCATCCCGCAACGCAGGTTTTTCAAGCTTTAAGAATTGAAATAAATAATGAATTGCAAAATATTGAAGAATTTTTACCTCAAGCCGTTAAAGCGCTTGTGAAAGGCGGAAGATTGGCTGTAATTACTTTTCATTCTTTAGAAGATAAAATAGTTAAAAAATTTTTTAGAAAAAATGCTGTAAATATCCATGCTTGTCGTGATCAGAAGGGAGCGGAAGCAGAAAAATCTGCTTTCGCTCTCAAGGAGGGTTTAGAGATTAAAATAATTAATAAAAGAGTAATTAAGCCAAAATGGGACGAGATTAAGAAAAACAGAAAAGCCCGCAGCGCTAAATTACGAGTAATTGAAAAAGTTTAA
- a CDS encoding penicillin-binding protein 2: MFRFSAVNAKTEKNNRVNFILTIIFLFNFLIVLKLFNLQIINGKFFVEASSNQHSIYQKITPKRGKIFLRNTNNELYPVAMNYELALIYSNSKIIIDAEKTAENLTKILKPLWLKEFEENINKEENNEENPPVGEDEEIIKEIKDEFVQKKYDGLKKKLENKNDPYEILAKKVPDKELNEILDLKEQGIGYVKENYRYYPEAEILGHITGFVGYEESEQKGQYGVEGYFDDLLRGNQGSVFSKKDAFGYLISTRESKIIPAQDGSDIVLTIDMAIQFKVCDELKKAVEKHSADKAMAIVINPHTGAIIAMCGVPGYDPNFYYKEKDLSVFNNPIIFDQYEPGSIFKAMTMSAGLDSGKVSPNTVYNDTGCVKIGVEKICNSDLKAYQNQTMTNVLEKSLNTGVIFVLNQVGNEMLKEYVENFGFGKPTGIELKPESIGNIKSLNKKKEIYWATASFGQGISVTPLQMVNAFSVIANNGKLMKPYIVEKIIDSNGIEQKTMPEEIRKVVSSRTAVLLSGMLASTVKKGHGKSAGVDGYYVAGKTGTAQVPKEEGGGYEEDKTIGSFVGFAPADNPCFTMLVRVDNPKDVIWAESSAAPLFGKIAKFILNYYQIEPEY, encoded by the coding sequence ATGTTTAGATTTAGCGCAGTAAACGCGAAAACAGAAAAGAATAATCGTGTCAATTTTATTTTAACGATTATTTTTTTGTTTAATTTTCTTATTGTTTTGAAATTGTTTAATTTGCAGATTATAAACGGAAAATTTTTTGTTGAAGCTTCAAGCAATCAGCATAGCATTTACCAAAAAATAACGCCGAAAAGAGGAAAGATTTTTTTAAGAAATACTAATAATGAGCTATATCCTGTTGCTATGAATTATGAATTAGCTTTAATATATTCAAATTCAAAAATAATAATTGACGCAGAAAAAACAGCTGAAAATTTGACAAAAATATTAAAGCCATTATGGTTAAAAGAATTTGAAGAAAACATAAATAAAGAAGAAAATAATGAAGAAAATCCGCCAGTAGGCGAAGATGAAGAAATTATTAAAGAAATAAAAGATGAATTTGTTCAGAAAAAATACGATGGATTAAAGAAAAAGCTAGAAAATAAAAATGATCCTTATGAAATTTTAGCTAAAAAAGTTCCAGATAAGGAATTAAATGAAATTCTTGATTTGAAAGAACAAGGCATAGGTTATGTTAAAGAAAATTATCGTTATTATCCCGAAGCAGAAATATTGGGGCATATTACAGGATTTGTTGGGTATGAGGAAAGTGAACAAAAAGGACAATACGGTGTTGAAGGATATTTTGATGATTTACTTCGCGGAAATCAAGGGTCAGTGTTTTCAAAAAAAGACGCTTTTGGATATTTAATTTCAACTAGAGAATCAAAAATTATTCCAGCGCAAGACGGTTCAGACATAGTTTTAACAATTGATATGGCAATTCAGTTCAAGGTTTGCGATGAGCTGAAAAAAGCTGTTGAAAAACATTCAGCTGATAAAGCAATGGCGATTGTTATAAATCCGCATACAGGCGCTATAATCGCTATGTGCGGAGTTCCTGGCTACGATCCAAACTTTTATTATAAAGAAAAAGATTTAAGTGTTTTTAATAATCCTATTATATTTGATCAATATGAGCCAGGATCTATTTTTAAAGCAATGACAATGTCAGCAGGATTAGATAGTGGAAAGGTTTCGCCAAATACTGTTTATAATGATACAGGATGCGTAAAAATTGGTGTTGAAAAAATTTGCAATTCTGATTTAAAAGCTTATCAGAATCAGACAATGACAAATGTTTTAGAAAAATCGCTAAACACGGGAGTAATTTTTGTATTAAATCAGGTAGGTAATGAAATGTTAAAAGAATATGTTGAGAATTTTGGGTTTGGAAAGCCAACGGGAATAGAATTAAAGCCAGAGTCAATCGGGAATATAAAATCTTTAAACAAGAAAAAAGAAATTTATTGGGCAACAGCTTCTTTTGGGCAAGGAATTTCCGTAACGCCGTTACAAATGGTAAATGCTTTTTCTGTTATCGCTAACAACGGAAAATTAATGAAGCCGTATATAGTTGAAAAGATAATAGACAGTAACGGCATTGAGCAGAAAACAATGCCTGAAGAAATTAGAAAAGTGGTTTCCAGCAGAACAGCTGTGTTGCTTTCAGGAATGTTGGCTTCAACAGTTAAAAAAGGGCATGGGAAAAGCGCTGGCGTTGATGGATATTATGTTGCTGGAAAAACAGGAACAGCCCAGGTGCCAAAAGAAGAAGGGGGAGGGTATGAAGAAGACAAAACAATTGGGTCGTTTGTTGGGTTCGCGCCCGCTGATAATCCTTGTTTCACAATGTTAGTCAGAGTTGATAATCCAAAAGATGTTATTTGGGCTGAAAGTTCAGCGGCTCCGTTGTTTGGAAAAATAGCCAAATTTATTTTAAATTATTATCAAATAGAACCGGAGTACTAA